Proteins encoded within one genomic window of Erinaceus europaeus chromosome 13, mEriEur2.1, whole genome shotgun sequence:
- the LOC132542383 gene encoding collagen alpha-1(I) chain-like — protein sequence MDSAASLAEKVLASTNFDKEKPGPGEREGACSSRVEKPGHSRAALCAEARRPVEAGLPRVCRQPPRTSGSATLRLPPPVKARRGPLAAPPRLDRVPEAPPPRAIGPAGAAAASQWPERLSGSRGPAPAPRGASQLDTARGLRRQWRRGACAAEVERPPRGERGRPGGPATRELGAEQRPGVPGPAFQESRWKETGLRGEKPAWRPGLLALPGERARGVTSQLPGAHWRGCVAHVGAAHRRCGLRAGSRVLGFSVVRGSVCVSECV from the exons ATGGACTCTGCCGCATCCCTGGCAGAAAAA GTCTTGGCATCTACCAACTTTGACAAGGAGAAACCGGGCCCGGGTGAACGGGAAGGAGCTTGCAGCAGCCGTGTGGAGAAGCCGGGGCACAGTCGGGCTGCCCTGTGCGCTGAGGCGCGGCGGCCGGTCGAGGCGGGTCTCCCGCGAGTCTGCCGGCAGCCGCCGCGGACCTCAGGCAGCGCAACGCTCAGGCTGCCGCCGCCTGTCAAAGCCCGGCGCGGCCCGCTCGCTGCCCCGCCCCGCCTCGACCGGGTCCCGGAGGCCCCGCCCCCGCGCGCCATTGGCCCCGCAGGGGCGGCCGCCGCGAGCCAGTGGCCGGAGCGGCTGTCTGGCAGtcgcggccccgcccccgccccccgggGTGCATCCCAGCTGGACACCGCGCGGGGGCTGCGGCGCCAGTGGAGGCGCGGAGCCTGTGCTGCTGAGGTGGAGCGGCCGCCGCGAGGTGAGAGGGGGCGGCCGGGCGGCCCAGCGACGCGGGAACTGGGGGCAGAGCAGAGACCGGGAGTCCCGGGCCCCGCTTTCCAGGAGAGCAGATGGAAAGAGACCGGGCTCCGTGGGGAGAAGCCGGCGTGGAGACCCGGGCTGCTGGCGCTGCCGGGCGAACGGGCGCGCGGAGTGACCTCCCAGCTCCCGGGCGCGCACTGGCGGGGCTGTGTGGCCCACGTGGGGGCGGCGCACCGGCGCTGCGGCCTCCGTGCGGGCTCGCGAGTGTTGGGTTTCTCCGTCGTGCGTGGCAGCGTGTGTGTGTCGGAGTGCGTGTGA